In one Shinella zoogloeoides genomic region, the following are encoded:
- a CDS encoding right-handed parallel beta-helix repeat-containing protein yields MPVYTKTANDVFAPYDGGGDARSPTPQDAQTWGTEVERLVASLTMSLGAAVIKGSLAELAAVAADYEDGDIGLVVVDATVMNRGIYKLSSGAWAKQAELPADVAEAAADDALEARDAAETAKADAETARDIAAGYASDAVSQGNVPIYGTIAGMAAIEVPAGINAILVNGRAAAGDGLGGRYTDSDNGSVDTFASGGATTRTWYRDNGTGRDIAVTLTVGAGGDFATINEAVVAASLMGPPRYVLAGIVGSTSSQPLIVIKLLSGFVMAEQVLVRGLNLSFIRIEAEDAETTIQRSALTQRIDTQPRIPAFGVTDGGFLPIIAALFSMDTSGTATGRDGVYASIGSRAIIEENPSAPYGVKNAGGDGCSAQRNSHIVAHQTNFSGAGENGIHAGRTSTIDASLSDVSGAAIAGLYAWRSSKINAYSTTDCSDCGSYGIYATNGGDIDALQPDCSGAGIHGIYALNGATINASQANCDNAGTDGVRAHGGSRVNVAGGHANGCGQKGLHALYTSDISAQSFNASGNIGNGIYALSATININGGNAQMGGSPAATDIVVQQGGIIRASTATGGTNVTKNIMASQGVIFG; encoded by the coding sequence ATGCCTGTGTATACGAAGACGGCAAACGATGTGTTTGCGCCTTATGACGGCGGAGGTGATGCCCGCTCCCCGACTCCCCAAGATGCGCAAACTTGGGGAACTGAGGTTGAACGACTTGTAGCGTCGCTGACGATGTCCCTTGGAGCCGCCGTAATCAAGGGTTCGCTTGCCGAACTGGCGGCAGTAGCTGCGGACTACGAAGACGGCGACATCGGTTTGGTTGTCGTGGATGCGACAGTCATGAACCGCGGCATCTACAAGCTGTCGTCGGGCGCTTGGGCAAAGCAGGCGGAACTGCCTGCGGATGTCGCTGAGGCCGCGGCGGATGATGCATTGGAAGCCCGTGATGCTGCTGAAACCGCCAAGGCTGATGCAGAAACCGCCCGAGACATTGCGGCCGGTTATGCCTCCGACGCCGTGAGCCAGGGAAACGTTCCGATCTATGGGACGATCGCAGGCATGGCGGCCATTGAGGTTCCCGCAGGCATCAACGCAATCCTGGTGAATGGCCGAGCTGCGGCGGGCGATGGCCTCGGCGGTCGCTACACTGACAGTGATAACGGGAGCGTCGACACCTTCGCCTCCGGCGGCGCTACTACGCGAACGTGGTATCGCGACAACGGCACAGGCCGCGATATCGCCGTGACACTCACCGTTGGGGCCGGCGGCGATTTCGCGACCATCAATGAAGCGGTTGTCGCGGCGTCTTTGATGGGGCCCCCACGCTACGTGCTTGCCGGGATTGTCGGGTCTACCAGCTCACAGCCATTGATCGTGATAAAGCTCCTGTCCGGCTTCGTGATGGCGGAACAGGTCTTGGTTCGCGGCCTCAACCTGTCATTCATTCGCATCGAGGCGGAAGACGCCGAGACCACCATTCAGCGTTCGGCCCTCACTCAACGGATCGATACGCAACCTCGTATTCCTGCTTTCGGCGTCACCGACGGTGGCTTCCTTCCGATCATTGCGGCGTTGTTCAGCATGGACACGAGCGGCACGGCAACGGGACGCGATGGCGTCTACGCAAGCATCGGCTCGCGCGCGATAATTGAGGAAAACCCTAGTGCACCATATGGGGTGAAGAATGCCGGCGGTGACGGCTGCTCCGCTCAGCGCAACAGCCATATCGTCGCCCACCAGACAAATTTCTCTGGCGCGGGCGAAAATGGCATACATGCCGGCCGCACGTCGACTATTGACGCATCGCTTTCCGACGTAAGCGGTGCGGCCATCGCAGGCCTGTATGCTTGGCGGTCATCGAAAATCAACGCGTATTCCACGACCGACTGCTCTGACTGTGGCTCATATGGGATCTACGCCACGAATGGCGGCGATATAGATGCGCTCCAGCCGGATTGTTCAGGCGCTGGAATCCATGGAATCTATGCACTCAACGGCGCGACGATCAACGCTAGCCAAGCAAACTGCGACAATGCCGGGACGGATGGCGTTCGCGCGCACGGCGGGTCGCGGGTCAACGTTGCTGGCGGGCACGCGAATGGATGCGGGCAGAAGGGGCTCCATGCCCTTTATACCTCCGACATCTCAGCACAGAGCTTCAACGCCAGCGGCAATATCGGAAACGGTATCTATGCCCTTTCTGCCACGATCAACATCAACGGCGGCAATGCTCAAATGGGCGGTAGTCCGGCCGCGACGGACATCGTCGTCCAGCAAGGCGGGATTATCCGTGCATCGACAGCTACGGGCGGCACGAACGTCACGAAAAACATTATGGCCAGCCAAGGCGTCATCTTCGGCTAA
- a CDS encoding S49 family peptidase codes for MNPMTLSLIQGFMQQIGGGGQDGLSPWAIRGDAIAASLQTVRAIRQSPQASTEVGAGSLTVNRRGASLGNGSFATRIGNIAIVPVIGPLVSRFSWQYWSYDEIVRDLRLAESTAGIEGVILDMDTPGGMVDNVDAVPAEIARLREKMPVFAHANFCCSAGYWIASAAEKIIASKTGLVGSVGALIRYVEMEGILTRLGANVVEVIAEQSPNKRLSRDTDEGRAELQAIADDGAELFIQGIVENRGVTRETILENYGKGLVFTAGEAMRRGLVDQIGSLEEVLTEMAVRQESASLAGPATAKSGTEKESTMLTLETLKAEHPDLVSAIRAEGAADAAQAERERLIGIDQQAAGLTGHDDLVGRLKADGKTTPAEAALQLLAAEKTKNAERLTGLQQLDAAAAGVQSLPSAGDGSIQQFAKTPDGWKAEWEATPKLQEDFPTADSYVATMKRKAA; via the coding sequence ATGAACCCGATGACACTTTCGCTGATCCAGGGCTTCATGCAACAGATTGGCGGCGGCGGACAGGACGGCCTTTCTCCCTGGGCAATCCGGGGCGATGCAATCGCCGCTTCGCTACAGACCGTCCGCGCGATCCGCCAGTCGCCGCAGGCGTCTACTGAGGTCGGCGCGGGCTCCCTAACTGTGAACCGCCGCGGCGCTTCCCTCGGAAACGGGTCGTTCGCGACCCGCATCGGCAATATCGCCATCGTTCCTGTCATCGGCCCACTGGTCTCGCGGTTCAGCTGGCAATATTGGTCCTATGACGAGATCGTGCGTGACCTTCGGCTTGCGGAATCGACGGCGGGAATCGAGGGCGTGATCCTCGATATGGATACGCCCGGCGGCATGGTCGACAATGTCGACGCCGTCCCTGCCGAAATCGCGCGCCTGCGCGAAAAGATGCCGGTCTTCGCTCATGCGAATTTCTGCTGCAGCGCCGGATACTGGATTGCCTCTGCCGCCGAGAAAATCATTGCCAGCAAGACCGGGCTTGTCGGTTCGGTCGGCGCGCTAATCCGGTACGTCGAGATGGAAGGCATCCTGACGCGGCTCGGCGCTAACGTGGTCGAGGTCATTGCCGAGCAAAGTCCGAACAAGCGACTTTCGCGCGATACGGACGAGGGACGCGCTGAATTGCAGGCCATCGCAGACGACGGCGCCGAACTGTTCATACAGGGCATCGTCGAAAATCGCGGCGTGACGCGAGAAACCATTCTGGAAAACTACGGGAAAGGCCTGGTTTTCACCGCGGGCGAAGCCATGCGTCGCGGCCTCGTCGACCAGATCGGATCGCTTGAAGAAGTTCTGACGGAAATGGCGGTCCGTCAGGAAAGTGCAAGCCTCGCGGGGCCCGCCACCGCGAAATCCGGAACCGAAAAGGAATCCACCATGCTGACACTTGAGACTTTGAAGGCGGAGCATCCGGATCTCGTTTCCGCCATTCGCGCAGAAGGTGCCGCCGATGCGGCACAGGCCGAGCGTGAACGGTTGATCGGGATCGACCAGCAGGCCGCCGGCCTTACCGGTCACGACGACCTCGTCGGCCGCCTGAAGGCCGACGGCAAGACGACCCCTGCGGAAGCCGCCCTGCAGCTCCTGGCCGCCGAGAAGACGAAGAACGCCGAGCGTCTCACCGGGCTGCAGCAGCTGGACGCCGCCGCAGCCGGCGTGCAGAGCCTGCCTTCGGCTGGCGACGGTTCGATCCAGCAGTTCGCCAAGACGCCCGACGGCTGGAAGGCCGAATGGGAGGCGACGCCGAAGCTGCAGGAAGACTTCCCGACCGCCGACTCTTACGTCGCAACGATGAAGCGTAAGGCCGCCTGA
- a CDS encoding phage tail length tape measure family protein: MAGQMSDLMFNIVAQDRTRAAFTAANSNADAFAKKGAAAAREASKGIDVARGSVANLAAQFSDIGVQLSGGQSPFLIALQQGSQIGQVLGPMGAAGAAQALGSAFLSLLSPVNLLTIGTIALGGAAFAYFSDLLSGGEDAEETLERQLDLVRQVASQWGEAVPALRDYVAALEQAERISQIIDANSAAASSQWAGLRGEVADLNVEFADAISQIMAFGGHDAEVSKLQAAFNDLASGIADGSATAQEAEAIQAALFALFETTGNSAVEGLMARFAALAEQIGNASAAASKFNLTGAFPSRGAYGNVERSADGPIQGASFLPSGAIPTPESRGTPELSGFPFERFGSGGGRRGGGKSEEERQAENIQRVIQSLEDEQVALGKSKTEQRIMQSLRRADVDATSAQGQQIAQLITQIENEKEALKLATDAGNFMRDALKESFSELIPEIETGNRALDSFINKLIQASAEAMFFGSGPMAGLFGTSGGGLLSGLFGGGRALGGAVDPWRDYLVGENGPEIVRIGSRGGRVGEANTGGAAGMVYAPVTHIDARGADQAAVMRIERAQAERDRTEARRFAGYQHMQSTRNVRP, from the coding sequence ATGGCCGGGCAGATGTCCGATCTCATGTTCAATATCGTCGCGCAGGATAGAACCCGCGCGGCCTTTACCGCGGCGAACAGCAATGCGGACGCCTTCGCGAAAAAGGGGGCCGCCGCTGCGCGCGAGGCATCGAAGGGAATCGATGTCGCGCGCGGCAGCGTCGCCAATCTGGCCGCGCAGTTCAGCGATATAGGCGTGCAATTGTCGGGCGGGCAAAGCCCTTTCCTGATTGCGCTTCAGCAGGGTTCGCAAATTGGCCAGGTGTTGGGGCCAATGGGCGCGGCCGGTGCTGCCCAGGCGTTGGGCTCCGCCTTCCTCTCGCTTCTGTCTCCCGTGAACCTGTTGACGATCGGCACGATTGCGCTCGGCGGCGCCGCGTTCGCCTATTTTTCCGATCTTCTTTCAGGTGGAGAGGACGCCGAAGAGACGCTGGAGCGTCAGCTTGATCTCGTCAGGCAGGTGGCGAGCCAGTGGGGCGAGGCTGTCCCAGCATTGCGTGACTACGTCGCGGCGCTTGAGCAGGCGGAACGTATTTCGCAGATCATAGACGCAAACAGCGCGGCTGCGAGCAGCCAGTGGGCAGGCCTGCGGGGTGAGGTCGCGGACCTGAATGTCGAATTTGCCGATGCCATCTCGCAGATCATGGCCTTTGGCGGGCATGATGCCGAGGTTTCCAAGCTTCAGGCAGCGTTCAACGATCTCGCCTCCGGAATTGCCGACGGGAGCGCGACCGCGCAGGAGGCGGAGGCGATCCAGGCCGCGCTGTTCGCCTTGTTCGAAACGACCGGAAATTCCGCGGTCGAAGGCCTCATGGCGCGTTTTGCGGCCCTCGCCGAGCAGATCGGCAATGCCAGCGCCGCCGCCTCGAAGTTCAACCTCACCGGCGCTTTTCCTAGCCGGGGCGCATATGGCAATGTCGAGCGTAGCGCCGACGGGCCGATTCAAGGCGCGAGCTTCCTTCCCTCTGGCGCCATTCCAACGCCGGAATCGCGCGGTACGCCGGAGCTTTCCGGCTTTCCCTTCGAACGTTTCGGTTCGGGCGGCGGGCGCCGTGGCGGAGGGAAAAGCGAGGAAGAGCGGCAGGCCGAGAATATACAGCGCGTCATCCAGTCACTTGAGGATGAGCAGGTGGCGCTCGGTAAGTCAAAGACGGAACAGCGGATCATGCAATCCCTGCGCCGCGCCGATGTCGATGCGACCTCGGCGCAGGGGCAGCAGATTGCCCAGTTGATCACGCAGATCGAAAACGAGAAGGAAGCCCTGAAGCTTGCCACGGACGCCGGCAACTTCATGCGCGACGCCCTGAAGGAGAGCTTCTCCGAACTTATCCCGGAGATCGAGACCGGCAATCGCGCGCTGGACAGTTTTATCAACAAGCTCATTCAGGCGAGCGCCGAGGCCATGTTCTTCGGTTCCGGACCGATGGCCGGTCTCTTCGGAACGTCCGGCGGCGGCCTGCTTTCGGGTCTTTTCGGCGGCGGACGCGCGCTCGGCGGCGCCGTCGATCCATGGCGCGATTACCTGGTCGGCGAGAATGGGCCGGAGATTGTGCGCATCGGCAGCCGCGGCGGCCGTGTGGGCGAGGCAAACACCGGTGGCGCAGCCGGAATGGTCTATGCTCCCGTCACACATATCGACGCCCGCGGCGCAGACCAGGCTGCCGTCATGCGCATCGAGCGGGCGCAGGCCGAGCGAGATCGGACCGAGGCGCGCCGCTTCGCCGGATACCAGCACATGCAATCCACCCGGAATGTGAGACCCTGA
- a CDS encoding phage tail tube protein, whose product MAVHHGKNGKVKLAANAVASVQKFSINQNVEAADTSVMGDAWQTHLTGIPGWSGSVECLYDPADTNGQVALAIGDSVTLGLYTDGDAVGKRYLTGTASITSIPIESDMKGAVKVSFNFQGNGPLDNETVEA is encoded by the coding sequence ATGGCAGTCCATCATGGAAAGAACGGCAAGGTGAAGCTGGCGGCCAACGCCGTAGCCTCCGTACAGAAATTCTCCATCAACCAGAATGTCGAGGCAGCCGATACGTCCGTCATGGGTGATGCATGGCAGACGCACCTGACCGGAATTCCCGGCTGGTCAGGCTCCGTCGAGTGCCTCTACGATCCCGCTGACACGAATGGTCAGGTCGCGCTGGCGATCGGCGATTCAGTCACGCTCGGCCTCTATACGGACGGCGACGCCGTCGGCAAGCGGTATCTGACGGGCACGGCGTCGATCACCAGCATTCCGATCGAGTCCGACATGAAGGGCGCGGTGAAGGTCAGCTTCAATTTCCAGGGCAACGGGCCGCTGGACAATGAGACGGTCGAAGCATGA
- a CDS encoding DUF6950 family protein yields the protein MRDHLAEPLRAYLDAAGDAPMAWGISDCSRWAAGWVALVHGRPVDLPRWTSREEAHGLIREAGSLAALWADALFAFGLDEAGVPDAGDVGIIDTGRFGQVGGIFLSGGYFAWRAEPRGILILLPRSIVRVWSIR from the coding sequence GTGCGTGACCACCTTGCCGAGCCGCTGCGCGCCTATCTCGATGCCGCCGGGGATGCGCCCATGGCGTGGGGAATTTCTGATTGCAGCCGCTGGGCTGCGGGCTGGGTGGCCCTTGTTCACGGCAGGCCTGTCGATCTGCCGCGCTGGACAAGCCGCGAAGAGGCGCATGGACTGATCCGCGAGGCGGGGTCGCTCGCTGCGTTGTGGGCCGACGCTCTTTTCGCCTTTGGCCTGGATGAGGCCGGCGTGCCCGACGCGGGCGATGTCGGCATCATCGATACCGGCCGCTTCGGTCAGGTCGGCGGCATCTTTCTTTCCGGGGGGTACTTCGCCTGGCGGGCGGAGCCGCGCGGTATTCTCATTCTTCTGCCCCGCAGCATTGTCAGGGTCTGGTCCATCCGATGA
- a CDS encoding Mu-like prophage major head subunit gpT family protein produces the protein MLPQQHQKITTRGVRGMILARLDTGPSAWLSDIVMRVTSDQAVENYAWLGGAPALREFIGGRTPAELAENSFTISNKDYEGSILIKSKDMRRDKLGMITVRVNQLADRANDHPAKLVSGLILAAESSLCYDGQYFFDTDHAEGKSGAQSNDITSGATTPAAPTVAEFSKAVMSGIQQMYTLKDDQGEPMNQSATEFQVQVPVTFMAVALEAVTALLGDGGKSQTIPALKGKFTITVVPNPRLTWTTKFAIFRTDEAAKPFILQEEDIPDVVALGEGSEFEQLNKEQLFGIDWTGNVGYGYWQFGVLVTFT, from the coding sequence ATGCTTCCCCAGCAGCACCAGAAAATCACAACCCGAGGCGTGCGCGGCATGATCCTCGCACGCCTCGACACGGGACCTTCCGCGTGGCTCTCCGATATCGTCATGCGGGTAACCTCCGACCAGGCTGTCGAAAACTACGCCTGGCTCGGCGGCGCGCCGGCGCTGCGCGAATTCATCGGCGGACGCACACCGGCGGAACTCGCCGAAAACAGCTTCACGATCAGCAACAAGGACTATGAAGGTTCTATCCTGATCAAATCGAAGGACATGCGCCGCGACAAGCTGGGCATGATCACCGTTCGCGTGAACCAGCTCGCCGACCGTGCCAACGATCACCCGGCGAAGCTAGTTTCCGGCCTGATCCTGGCCGCAGAGTCCAGCCTCTGCTACGACGGCCAGTATTTCTTCGACACCGACCATGCTGAAGGCAAGAGCGGCGCGCAGTCGAACGACATCACCTCCGGCGCAACGACGCCAGCAGCCCCGACGGTGGCGGAATTCTCCAAGGCCGTCATGTCCGGCATCCAGCAGATGTATACGCTGAAGGACGATCAGGGCGAGCCGATGAACCAGAGCGCCACCGAATTCCAGGTGCAGGTTCCCGTCACCTTCATGGCCGTCGCCCTGGAGGCAGTGACCGCGCTGCTTGGCGACGGCGGCAAGAGCCAGACCATTCCCGCGCTGAAGGGTAAATTCACGATTACCGTCGTGCCCAATCCGCGCCTGACCTGGACGACCAAGTTCGCCATCTTCCGCACTGACGAGGCGGCGAAACCCTTCATCCTCCAGGAGGAGGACATTCCGGATGTGGTCGCCCTTGGCGAAGGCAGCGAGTTCGAACAGCTCAACAAGGAGCAGCTGTTCGGCATCGATTGGACCGGAAACGTCGGCTACGGCTACTGGCAGTTCGGCGTCCTTGTGACCTTCACCTGA
- a CDS encoding transcriptional regulator has translation MADLFTEADLAFLRRPHIARAWFADLDLPSGRWRLHNGVGRKVIGGHEWRGVSDPGGGQLVSIGAVEDPRFGQAAKVGIVISGVNMAFLRSVKDQGREIEGRLADIYWCAFDQETQEIWSAGLKKMFPGFLSSPKIGWSGIGSRTVSLTIESLWHSQNYPFGGKWTPADQRTRYPGDKGLDYVGVKVQEIIRA, from the coding sequence ATGGCGGATCTGTTTACAGAAGCTGACCTGGCGTTTCTGCGCCGTCCGCATATTGCTCGGGCATGGTTTGCCGATCTCGACCTGCCATCCGGCCGCTGGCGGCTGCACAACGGGGTGGGGCGCAAGGTCATCGGCGGGCATGAGTGGCGCGGTGTCTCCGACCCCGGCGGTGGGCAGCTCGTCTCGATCGGCGCCGTCGAAGACCCCCGCTTCGGGCAGGCCGCAAAGGTCGGGATCGTCATTTCCGGCGTGAACATGGCTTTCCTGCGCTCCGTCAAGGATCAGGGGCGGGAAATCGAGGGGCGACTGGCCGATATCTACTGGTGCGCCTTCGACCAGGAAACGCAGGAAATCTGGTCGGCCGGGCTGAAGAAGATGTTTCCGGGGTTCCTGTCCTCGCCGAAGATCGGCTGGAGCGGTATCGGCAGCCGGACCGTGTCCCTGACAATCGAAAGCTTGTGGCATTCTCAGAACTACCCGTTCGGCGGCAAGTGGACTCCGGCCGACCAGCGGACACGTTATCCCGGCGACAAGGGGCTCGATTATGTGGGCGTGAAGGTGCAGGAGATCATTCGTGCGTGA
- a CDS encoding adenylyltransferase/cytidyltransferase family protein, protein MATTVITFGTYDLFHIGHLNLINRAAALGSRLVVGVSTDDLNFSKKGKRPFVSEQNRIEIIRNLKAVDAAFYEESLELKGEYIKEHSADVLVMGDDWSGRFDHFKSLCEVIYLPRTDGISSTWIKAELALGRT, encoded by the coding sequence TTGGCCACGACGGTGATCACATTTGGGACCTATGATCTGTTTCATATAGGACATCTAAATCTGATCAACCGTGCGGCCGCTCTCGGTAGCAGGCTGGTTGTGGGAGTATCAACTGACGACCTCAATTTCAGCAAAAAGGGTAAACGCCCGTTTGTGTCGGAGCAGAATCGGATCGAGATCATCCGAAACCTCAAGGCTGTCGATGCTGCATTTTACGAAGAAAGCTTGGAACTCAAGGGCGAGTATATAAAAGAGCATAGCGCTGACGTACTGGTCATGGGGGACGATTGGAGTGGCCGGTTCGATCACTTCAAGAGCCTGTGCGAAGTCATCTATCTTCCGCGCACCGACGGCATTTCCTCCACCTGGATAAAGGCCGAATTGGCTCTGGGCCGCACGTAG
- a CDS encoding phage portal protein, with protein sequence MKTPRFPQNGRKVGGPHMTLLDRAIAVFDPVRAVRRYQARSVLALASGGYKGGKKTRRQTANWDVDGGSANSDTVFDLTTLRARARDLRRNVPIATGAIATRITNVVGEGLQVYPQVDRKALGLSVREAREWNRAAKAEFELAAWTADFTGVQSFEELQALVMGSTDESGDVFAIRRWRKDPGDTYGTKLQIVEADRVSNPNFGMDTDTLVAGVETNGDGVVRAYHVSDRHPGDMFRKSLNWRRVPAFYNDGRPIVLHMFKRLRPDQARGVPYLAPVIEILKQFGEYTDAEVQAAVISAFFTVFVKGSPDASTGPLPSSDNNPVSGFDEVKLGAGAIVGLAEGEDISIANPNRPNPNFDAFAMALLRQIGVALEMPVELLIKHFMASYSASRAALEIAWQTFRRERAWLVKGFCQPFYEWVIEEAVLIGRLEAKGFFDDPARRSAWLKANWYGPTKVTLDPKKDAEADTLDIGNGTKTRQQIIQERTGGDVESKYEQLGYERELAEDAGLSTAPASSAVSDPKSDNEENE encoded by the coding sequence ATGAAAACGCCCCGGTTTCCGCAGAACGGTCGCAAGGTCGGTGGTCCGCACATGACTTTGCTCGACCGCGCCATTGCAGTTTTCGACCCGGTCCGCGCCGTGCGTCGCTATCAGGCACGATCCGTTCTGGCTCTTGCCAGCGGCGGATACAAGGGCGGCAAGAAGACCCGCCGACAGACGGCAAACTGGGATGTTGACGGCGGAAGCGCCAACAGCGACACCGTATTCGACCTAACGACGCTGCGGGCGCGTGCGCGCGATCTGCGGCGTAACGTCCCGATCGCCACCGGCGCCATAGCCACGCGCATTACAAACGTGGTCGGGGAAGGCCTCCAGGTCTATCCGCAGGTGGACAGGAAGGCGCTTGGGCTGTCGGTCCGGGAGGCCCGAGAGTGGAACCGCGCGGCAAAGGCGGAGTTCGAGCTGGCTGCATGGACGGCGGACTTCACGGGCGTCCAAAGCTTTGAGGAGCTTCAGGCGCTTGTCATGGGGTCTACGGACGAGTCCGGCGACGTCTTTGCGATCCGCCGCTGGAGAAAAGATCCGGGAGACACGTACGGCACCAAGCTTCAGATCGTCGAGGCGGATCGGGTATCCAATCCGAACTTCGGCATGGATACCGACACACTGGTCGCTGGTGTCGAAACGAACGGCGATGGCGTTGTTAGGGCCTACCATGTGAGTGACCGTCATCCAGGCGACATGTTTCGCAAGTCTCTCAACTGGCGGCGCGTGCCTGCCTTTTACAACGACGGCCGCCCCATCGTCCTTCACATGTTCAAGCGTCTGCGGCCGGACCAGGCACGCGGGGTGCCTTATCTCGCCCCGGTGATCGAAATACTCAAGCAGTTCGGCGAATATACCGACGCCGAGGTGCAGGCGGCCGTGATCTCCGCCTTCTTCACCGTCTTCGTGAAGGGCTCGCCCGATGCCTCGACGGGGCCGCTTCCCTCGTCGGACAACAATCCGGTTTCCGGTTTTGATGAGGTCAAACTCGGCGCCGGCGCAATCGTCGGGCTTGCCGAGGGTGAAGACATCTCGATCGCCAACCCCAACAGGCCGAACCCCAACTTTGACGCCTTTGCGATGGCGTTGCTTCGGCAGATCGGAGTTGCGCTTGAAATGCCGGTCGAGCTGCTCATCAAGCACTTCATGGCGAGCTATTCGGCAAGTCGCGCCGCGCTGGAAATCGCATGGCAGACCTTTCGGCGGGAGCGCGCCTGGCTGGTGAAAGGCTTCTGCCAGCCGTTCTACGAGTGGGTGATCGAAGAGGCGGTTCTTATCGGACGCCTCGAAGCGAAGGGCTTTTTTGACGATCCCGCCCGCCGGTCGGCATGGCTCAAGGCCAATTGGTATGGCCCGACGAAAGTCACGCTCGATCCCAAAAAGGACGCTGAGGCGGATACGCTCGACATCGGCAACGGTACGAAGACGCGCCAGCAGATCATTCAGGAGCGCACGGGCGGTGACGTGGAGAGCAAGTACGAACAGCTCGGCTACGAGCGCGAGCTTGCCGAGGATGCTGGCCTTTCGACCGCGCCTGCATCATCCGCAGTGTCTGATCCGAAAAGTGACAACGAGGAGAATGAATAA
- a CDS encoding helix-turn-helix domain-containing protein, giving the protein MTDRTKKNAWLHSALRNNGYTQADLATRWGVDASLVNRYINQGDLWLTDVRIAAIADMIGMSHDEIVERDGKGYRRSKTSGNADTRGLAPLSQLQQLVEHKVQLFDKDSIAVQLSIVKGEDGSYYISRIETRNDTPDASANH; this is encoded by the coding sequence ATGACTGATCGCACCAAAAAAAATGCCTGGCTCCATAGCGCCCTGAGAAACAATGGCTACACCCAAGCCGACTTGGCCACCCGCTGGGGCGTAGACGCCTCTCTCGTGAACCGGTACATAAACCAGGGCGATCTTTGGCTGACGGATGTCCGGATCGCAGCGATTGCCGATATGATTGGCATGTCTCACGACGAGATCGTGGAACGAGATGGCAAAGGCTACAGGCGGTCGAAAACGTCTGGAAACGCAGATACTCGTGGCTTGGCACCGCTCTCACAGCTGCAGCAGCTTGTCGAACATAAAGTGCAACTCTTCGACAAAGACAGCATTGCCGTTCAACTCTCAATCGTGAAGGGCGAAGATGGCAGCTACTACATTTCTCGGATAGAAACACGGAACGACACACCTGACGCTTCCGCCAACCATTGA
- a CDS encoding head-tail joining protein, producing the protein MPIENDEDRLLFIDPDEFGATAVWMSQSGAHPPVSCIFDDSFIALAAGDIEVTQEGGRVQITLRTSDVPADGDHKDAVEVASDVIGVKTFTVLEFQPDGTGFSVVRLQEA; encoded by the coding sequence TTGCCGATCGAAAACGACGAGGACAGGTTGCTGTTCATCGATCCGGACGAATTCGGCGCCACGGCAGTATGGATGTCGCAAAGTGGCGCCCATCCTCCGGTCAGCTGCATTTTCGACGACAGCTTCATCGCGCTGGCGGCTGGCGACATCGAGGTCACGCAAGAGGGCGGGCGCGTCCAGATCACGCTTCGCACCAGCGATGTTCCGGCAGACGGCGATCATAAGGACGCTGTCGAGGTGGCCAGCGACGTCATCGGCGTGAAGACCTTCACCGTGCTCGAATTCCAGCCGGACGGTACGGGATTTTCCGTCGTTCGCCTGCAGGAGGCCTGA